The sequence GCAGCCGGAGTGGCTACGTCTCCTCCATCCCGAAGATATGGGGCCGGTGCTGGCCGACCGCGCACGCTGCATCGCTTCCGGTGAATGCTGGAACCGCGAGTTCAGGGTCCTCGGCACCGATGGGGAGTACCATACCATTCAAAGCCGGGGCATGCCTATCAGGAACGATGAAGGGGAGGTCCTCCTCTGGGCCGGGGTCAACCTCGATGGTCAACAAAAACTGCAGCCACGTGCCCCCGGGAGGGAGAGACAGGCACGGAGGATGGAGGCCCTCTCCAGGATCTCCGGGGTTATCGCGCAGGGGGAGGGGAACCTGCATGAGATCTGCCGGCAGGTGGTCGCCTGGATGCCCGACGGGTTCCGGCATCCGGAGTTGATATCTGCACGGATCATCATCGGCCGGGCTGTCTTCATAACCGGTGACGACAATCCCCGGAGGATCGTTGCCGCACTCCCCACCGAGAGGGGGGTCGCAGGCTACCTTGAGGTCGAGTACCAGGGTTCCCTGCCGCAGGGCACCCGGGACCCCTTCAAGCCGCAGGAGCGCAATTTCGTGCATACGGTCGCCGTGATGATCGGGAATGTTATCGCACGGGAGGAGACGAAAGCAGCGCTTAAGTCACTTGAGAGACAGCATCGTCTCCTCTCTGACCAGGTGCTGGAATCTATCTTCCTGCTGGAGACCGTCCGCGACAGCGCCGGAGAGCCTGTTGATTACCGGTGTATCGAGATCAACAGCCGGGCTGAGGAGGAGATCGGATACGGGAGAGACGAGGTCATCGGGAAGATGTTCTTTGAATTCTTCCCCGGCACCTCCCCTGAACTCCGGGCTATGCTCTGCCGGGTCGCAAAGACCGGAACACCCGAACACGGTGAGGCACACTGCCGGAAACTCGACGGATACTACGAGGTGCGGGCCTACCGGCCGCAGTGCAACCAGCTCGCTCTTATTGTCAATGACATCACCATACAGAAGAAGACCGAAGAGGCTCTGCGGGAGAGCGAGGAGAAGTACCGGATGCTCGTCGAGACGGCCCGGGATGGTATCCTCGTCCACGACACCAGGACGTTCCTCTACGCAAACCCCGCTGCCGCGGCCCTCTTCGGTGTCGAACGACCGGAAGACCTGGTGGGGATGAGCGTCATCGACCGGGTGCATCCCGATAACCGCGACCAGATCCGGGTGCGGATGTCGGAGGTCATCAGTGGAGAGATCCCCCCGCTCCGGGAGACGCAGATACTCCGGCTCGACGGAAGCGCTGTGCCTGTCGAATCAGCTGTATCCCCGGTGACCTATAGCGGCAAAAAAATGGTGCAGATCACCATGCGCGATATCACCCGGAGAAAACGGTATGAAGCGGCGTTGCGGCGAAACGGGGAGCGGTTCCGGAGGATCTTCAACCAGTCCCCCATCGGGATCGAGTATTACAACCTCGAGGGAAGACTGATCTACATCAACCGGGCGAGCCTGGCAATCTATGGGATACCAAGCAGACGTGACGTAATCGGGTACAACCTCTTTCGAGACCCGAATACCCCCGCGTGGGCCCGGGAGCGGTTCAGGCGCGGGGATGAGATGCACTGCACCACCCCTGTCGATCTGGACCTCGCCCGGCGGGCCGGCACCTACCCGACGACCCGGTCCGGGACGATCGTCATCGACGTCCACGCAAGCCCGGTGCACGACCGCAAGACCGGGGTCCTCAAGGGCATCCTGATGCAGCTCCAGGATGTCACGGACCGCGTGCGGATGGAAGACCAGCGCCAGCAGGCGTTTTACCAGATCGAGCAGAACATCGAGCAATTCGCGATCCTCGCGGACCGCATCCGCCTGCCCCTGCAGGTGATCCTCGGCACGGCCGACCTGATCGATGATGACGAAGCGTCAGCAAAGATCCGGGAGCAGGTGGAACGGGTCAATAGTATTGTCAGGCAGCTCGATAAGGGCTGGATTGAGTCGCGCGAGATCCGGGAGTTTTTGAGGAGGAACGAGCTGGTGTAGCGGCACGGGCCAGGTTCTCCTACAGATACGCCTCCGTTGCGTAGCGCCGCATCATCCGGTGGGTGTTGAAGTAGTAGGCGATCTTTGCGATTGAACTTCGCATGATCGTCGTCCACTCGTCCCTCCGGTGGTAGTAGGTGGGGATGATCAGGTACTCAAGTTTGCTGTAGAGGTCCTGGAGTTCCCGGGCCCGCCGTTCGGCCTCGCTCGCCGGCGCACCGGGCCCGGGGCCGATCGCCCACCCTGTCGTCCCCTCGAGCCAGCCCTCGATCCACCAACCGTCAAGGACGCTGAAGTTGACCACGCCATTGAGGGCGGCCTTCATGCCGCTCGTGCCGCTTGCCTCGTAGGGCGGCAGGGGCGTGTTCAGCCAGACGTCAACCCCTGCGGTCATCAGGCTCGCAAGATCCATCGTGTAGTTCTCGAGGTAGACGGCCGTCACCTCCCCCTCCAGGTCGCGCATGGCGTTGTGAACCTCGCGGATCTGCTGCTTGCCGACCGCGTCTGCCGGATGGGCCTTCCCGGAAAAGACGAGCTGGATCGCCCCCCGCCTGCCGGCCTCCCGCAGTTTTTCAAGGTCCGAGAAGATCAGGGTTGCCCGCTTGTAGGCCGTTGCCCGCCTGGCAAACCCGATCGTGAGGGCCCGGAGGTCCAGGGCCACACCGTTCTTCTCCCTGACATAGTCCACCAGGGCCTGCTTCGCCTGCTGGTGGGCGTGCCTGATATCCTCGTGCGGGATCTCATCGACCCTGACGAGCAGTTCCGGCTCCTGCGCCCAGCCTGCGATGTAGCGGTCGTAGAGATCCCGGAACGTCCCTGACGTCCAGGTATGCGGGTGGACGCCGTTCGTTACCGCCCTGATATGGAACCCCGGGAAGAGCCGCCGTGAGAAGTTCATGTGCGCCGTCGTCACACCGTTGACGTACCTGCTCAGGCGAAACGCGAGGGTCGCGAGCGCAAGCCCGTCCTTGGCGATGTACTCCCCAAGCAGGGCCGGCGGGATCTCGCCCGCCAGCAGGCGGACCACCATATCTCGCGGGAACGTCTCGAACGCCACCGCCACCGGGGTGTGGGTGGTGAAGATACAGTGCGTCTGCACCTTCTCCTCATCCATTCCCGGACGTTTGAGGAGTTCAAGGGTGAGGAGACTTGAGTGGCTCTCGTTGATATGGTACTTGCCGACCCTGATGCCCTGCGCGGCGAGCATCCGGGCCCCGCCGATCCCGAGCACAATCGCCTGTTTCAGCCGGTACTCCTGGTCGCCGCCGTAGAGGTGGTCGGTTATCCCCCGATCCCCGGGTGCGTTCTCAGGGAGGTCGGTATCGAGGAAGAGCACCGGCACGAGACCGCCGACAGGGCTCCAGTAGTCGGAGAGCCAGGCCCGGATCGCGACGTTTGCATCCCCTATCCGCACGGTCACCCGCCGGGAGAGTTCCCGCATGTGCGCCCCCGGATCCCACTCGTCCGGGAGATCGATCTGGTCGCCGTCCGGGGTCAGGCGCTGCCGCACGTAGCCTTTCCGGTTGACGAGCGTCACCGCGACCATCGGGATGAGGAGGTCGGCGCTCGAACGGATGACGTCCCCGGCAAGCACCCCGAGACCGCCGCTGTAGGTCGGGATCTCGCTCTCAAGGCCGATCTCCATAGAAAAGTAGGCAATCTTCTCCCCCTCGACGAACGTATCCCTGCAGAGTTCGCTTGAGAAGTAGTAGGTCCCGCCGCGGACCTCCACCGAGTAGGCCGCCGTTGCCGGGTCCACCGGCATCCCGCAGACCGGGTCCCTCGCCGCCATGCCCCTGCATCCACTCGGGGTCCATATGAACCTGCCGACGCCCCCGGGTTTTGGGCCGGGTTATGCAGCACAGCGCTACTCACATACACCCATGACCCGATTGCCACCGGGTATTGCCATGTACTGCTCCAGGAGGCGCGGGTGGGGTGGGATAGCCACCACGGTCCAGTGTCTGGGGAGAGACTGGAAATACCCCGGTTCTGTCTATCCCGGCATCCAGCACCCGATCTCCACCAGTTCAGCACATCCCCAGACACGGCTTCCCACTGGCTATACGCCCGGGCACCGCCCCCGCCCCCAGGGGCGGGGGAGGAGGCCGAAGGCCGGGCGGGGGGGTTGCGGGTACCGCCGTGCGAGAGACAGGGGAGGGGGCAAGCCCCCCTCCCCGTCAGCCCCTCCCCCAAAGGGGATATCCACCACGGTCCAGTGTCTGGGGATAGACTGGAAATACCCCGGTTCTGTCTATCCCGGACACGGCTTCCCACTGGGTATCATCATGCACTGCCCCCGCCCCGGGGGGCGGGGGAGGAGGCCGAAGGCCGGGTGGGGTGGGGGTTACAGAGAGCGCTGTCCTCTCGGGGCGGGGGTCTCCCCCATATGCGCTAACTTTAGCTATGAGGATCCGAGCGGATAATGCCCTATTCGGTGAAATAGGGCCAATTTGGCGAGATATCGGCAACACAACTCCGGTGGTGTGCGGCAATGCCCCTCCTCCGCTGAAAACGATAGGGATCAGGGAAATCTCATGGGAAACGGATTGCCTTGGGGCAGAGATGAGAACTCGCCGATTGCCTGGTACTTGCCGGTATCACCGAGAATGCATTCCACCCAGCTGGTAAGTTAACGCCTATGGGGGTCTCCCCTCTCCGGTCCCCCCTCCCCCTGGGACGAAGAGCCACCACAGTTCACTGCATCGGGACAGGCCCGGGGAAAACGAGTTCCGGGTAGTCTGGACTCCACCTGCTCTCTCTCTCTCCTGCAGGTCGTCTCCGGAGCCACCCGGACACGGCTCATCCCCGGCTATCCCCACAGACACACCGGTCCTCGGGGGTCGGCAGCGGCACCTATATACGATCCCCGGGAGAGGGAGCGGGCGGGGGGATCATGGAGCGCCAGGCGATCAGCACCGACGAGGCCCGGGGCATGGCCGTCGACGACCTCTACCGGGCCCTCTCCTCCCAGCGGGAGGGCCTGACCCGTTCTGAGGCTGAAGACCGCATCAAGAGGTTCGGTCCCAACGAGCTTCCTGAGAAGGAGGAGAGCGTGGCCCTGAAATTCCTTCGCTACTTCTGGGGCCCAATCCCATGGATGATCGAGGCGGCGCTCATCATCTCCGCCGCTATCGGACGCTGGGAGGACTTCGCGATCATCTTCGCCCTCCTCCTCGTCAACGCAGTCGTCGGTTTCTGGCAGGAGTATCAGGCAGGCAACGCCATCGCCATGCTGAAACAGCGGCTTGCGCTTGAAGCAAGGGTGCTCCGCGACGGCAGGTGGCAGAAGGCCGCCGCACGGGACCTCGTTCCCGGCGACATCGTCAGGGTCAGGAACGGGGACATCGTACCCGCAGACATCAAACTCGTTGAGGGGGACTTCCTCTCTGCCGACGAATCCGCTCTCACCGGGGAGTCGATGCCGGTCGAGAAACACGCATCAGACATCGCCTACTCCGGCTCCACCATCAAACAGGGCGAAATGACCGCGCTCGTGGTAGCCACAGGAGAGAAGACCTTCTTCGGCAGGACCGCCCAACTCGCCGGGGAGGCGATGACAGCCAGCCACTTCCAGAAGGCTGTCGTCAGGATCGGCGACTACCTGATCGTGCTTGCGATTGCCCTCGTCACCATAGTCTTCGTCGTCTCGCTGATCAGGCATGAGAGCATCCCTGAAACCCTCCAGTTCGCTCTTGTCCTGATCGTAGCGGCCATCCCCGCTGCGCTGCCGGCCGTCCTCTCGATCACCATGGCCGTGGGGGCGACGGCGCTTGCACAGCGAGAGGCTATCGTCAGCAGACTCGTCGCCATCGAGGAGATGGCCGGGGTGGACGTCCTCTGCTCGGACAAGACCGGGACGATCACCGAGAATAAACTCACCCTCGCCGATGTCGCCCCGTTCGAGGGGTTCGGAGAGGATGACGTGCTCCTCGCCGCCCTCCTCGCATCCCGGGAGGAGGACCAGGACCCAATCGATATCGCGATCATCGAATCAGAGAAGGCACAGAGCCTCAAAGAACGACTCTCCTCCTACACCGTCACCCGCTTCAAGCCCTTCGATCCCGTGGTGAAGCGCACCGAGGCCACGGTCCGGGATAGCGACGGCCGGGAGTTTTCGGTCGCAAAGGGCGCGCCGCAGGTGATCCTCGCCCTCGCCGGTGGGGGGAGAGATCTTGGCGAGGCGGTCGACAGCCTCTCCCGGGCCTTCGCAGAGAAAGGCTACCGGATGCTCGGCGTCGCACGGAGCGATACACCTGGTACCTGGACCTACGCCGGCGTCCTCGGGCTCCACGACCCGCCCCGCGACGACTCCGCGGCAACCATCAGGACGGCGGCAGAGATGGGGCTCGACGTCAAGATGGTCACCGGCGACCATGTAGCGATCGCCCGCGAGGTCGCCAGGGAGGTGAACCTCAAGACCGAGATTGCCACCGCCGACGCCTTCGTAGACGAGCCTGACCCCGAAGCCGCGGAGATCGTCGAGAAGGCGGCCGGGTTTGCCGAGGTCTTCCCAGAGCACAAATACCGGATCGTCTCCCTCCTCCAGTCCCGGGGGCACATCGTCGGCATGACCGGTGATGGGGTGAACGACGCCCCCGCCCTGAAGAAGGCTGACGTCGGGATCGCGGTCGCCGGGGCCACGGACGCGGCAAAATCAGCGGCCGCGATTGTCCTCACAAAACCGGGCCTCTCGGTGATCATCGACGCGATCAAAGAGAGCCGGATGATCTTTGAGCGCATGAGCCACTACGTCACCTACCGGATCGCCGAGACCATCCGCGTCCTCTTCTTCATCACCCTTTCGATCCTGCTCTTTGGGTTCTTCCCGATAACCGCCCTGATGATCGTCCTCCTCGCCCTCTTAAACGACATCCCGATCATGACCATCGCCTGGGACAACGTCCTCTACTCCCGGGCCCCCGAACGGTGGAAGATGCGCAAGATCCTCACGATCGCGACACTCATCGGGTTTGTGGGCGTCGTATCCTCATTTACCCTGCTTGCAATCGTCGAAGGGCCGCTGAACCTCTCCCTGGATGTCATCCGGTCACTCATCTTCCTCAAACTCGCGGTCGCCGGCCACCTCACCGTCTTCGTCGCCCGCACCCGGGGGCCGTTCTGGTCTGTCAGGCCTGCTCCAGCCCTGCTCGGGGCGGTGATCGTCACACAAACTGTCGCGACGCTGATCACCGTCTACGGGTTCATCATAACCCCCATCGGCTGGCCACTTGCGATCTTCGTCTGGGTCTACGCGCTCGTCTGGGCGCTTGTGATAACAGACCCGATAAAGGTCTACGCCTACCGCCTCATCGACCGCGGCGACATCCCGTTTGTCCGGTGACAGTACTTCGCCCATTTTGGCACCAGGTAATGAGCGATGTGGCTCGTGCGACGCTGCAACGAGGAGTCGGTAGCACCCGGACCCAGACTTCACGTGCTTCCGTGTGAGTTTTCAGCACAGGGGGGTGATCGAGCCTCTCGTGTTGAGCGCGAAGATGCGAAGGGGCGTTACAGGTGCCCAGACAGATCTTCGCGCTCTCCCGCGTGCTTCCGCATGAGGGAGCCGGTACAGGGAGGTACTAGTGCAACGATTCTCAATTACCGGCACGCTCAACGGAGGAGAGTATCAACCTTTTTTCACACACTCTCCGGGGGTTTGCATCCCGGAGGACGGCTTTCCACCGGATATACGCCCGGGCGGGGTGGGGGGGCGGATGGGAGCGCTCCGCGGGGGATGGGACGAAGGCCAGATATAGTCTGTCAATTTGGAATCGATGTACTAGTGCTCGTTGTCCTCTTCAATGTAGAGATCTCCCGTCTCTCTTCGCGCACTTCTGCGTGAGACGTTGGTACTCTCGATTACCCCTCACGCGAAGGGCGCGAAGCCGCGAAGGGGTGTTGCAGGGGATTATACCGAACTTCGCGTGGCTTTCCGCGCGAGACCAGAGTGCCCATCCCGGCACGTTCCAAAAATCTCTAAAATAAGATGACACGGTGCACTAGTGGAGCATTTCACCTTATTTTGTGGGTCCTGATGCGGATCGCCAGCCGCTCGCGTGAGGCGATGGTACACATAAACACGACCTATTCCCCGGGCGATCCCGGGCAGGGGACCGTGGTGGGAATCGCCCTGGGGGGTGGGGGCAGGGGAGGGGGCGAGCCCCCTCCCCGCACAAGCCGGACCCGGGGCACGATGCACCAGAGCAGGGGGTCTCCCACTCGCCAAATCGGGGCGGTTTTCATGGGAAATTTTAGATGAAATGCTCCACTAGAGCCTCACGCGAAAGGCGCGAAGCCTTGACAGGAAGTCGATGGTTTGACCTCCGGTTGGCTTCCTCAAAAATTTTAGCGAAATACTGGGTGAGGGATCTCCCTCACCGGGGCACCGGGGCCACCCTCTTTGCGCTCCTAAGTCGCTCCTCGACCTCGGCCACACGGAGGGTGATCTTCAGTATCGCGTCGGGCTCGACCGATATCGAGTCGATCCCCTGCTCCACCAGGAAGTCGGCGAACTCCGGGTAGGTGCTCGGTGCCTCACCGCAGAGCCCGCTGTGCCGTCCGTTCCGCCGGCACCCCTCAATGGCCATGGCGACCATCCGCTTGACGCCCGGGTCGCGCTCATCAAAGGCCCCGCCCACGACCGCTGAATCGCGGTCGATACCGAGCGTCAGCTGGGTCAGGTCGTTTGAGCCTATCGAGAACCCGTCGAAGTAGTCGCTGAACGCGTCGATCTGGACGACGTTGTTCGGGATCTCGCACATCTGGTAGACCGAAAGACCGTTTTCGCCCCGCCGGAGACCGTTCTTCCCGAGTTCATCGATGACCTGCTTCGCCTCCTCAACCCGGCGGCAGAAGGGGATCATGATGATCAGGTTTACAAGCCCCATCTCCTCCCGGACCCGCTTCATCGCCCGGCACTCGAGGCTGAACCCCTCACGGTAGCGTTCGTCGTAGTAGCGGGAGGCGCCGCGGAATCCGAGCATCGGGTTTGCTTCCTCTGGCTCGAAGTAGGTCCCGCCGAGCAGGCTTGCATACTCGTTGGTCTTGAAATCGCTCATCCGGACGACGACCGGGTTCGGGTAGAACGCCGCGGCGATGGTCCCGGCGCCTTCCGCGAGCCTCTCGATGAAGTACTCCTCCCCGTTCGGGTAGCCGTAGGTGAGGTCCGCGATCGATCTCCTGACGGCTTCATCCGTGACCCGCTCGGGGTGGACCAGCGCCATCGGGTGGACTTTGATGTAACTGCTGATGATGAACTCCATCCGGGCAAGCCCGATACCGTCGTTCGGGACCATCGCAAGCCCGAAGGCCGCGTCCGGGTTCCCGAGGTTCATCATCACCGCGGTCTTGGGCCTCCTCAGGTCTGAGAGCTGGATCCTCTCAACATGGAATGGGAGGGCTCGATCGTAGACGAACCCCTCCTCGCCCTCGGCGCAGCTAACCGTCACCTCCCGGCCTGTCGGGACCTTCTCGGTTGCGTCACCTGTGCCGACGACCGCGGGGATGCCGAGTTCCCGGCTGACGATCGCGGCGTGGGAGGTCCGTCCGCCCCGGTTCGTCACGATGGCGGCGGCCGTCTTCATCACAGGCTCCCAGTCCGGCGTGGTGGTGTCTGAGACCAGGACCTCACCCGGCCTGAACTCGGGGAGACGGCTGACATCGGTGATGATCCGGGCCTTCCCGACGGCGATCGCATCCCCGATGCTCTTTCCGGCGGCAAGCACCGTCCCGCGCTCGTCCAGGTGGTAGGTCTCGAGAACGTCTCCTGCCTTCTGCGACTGCACCGTCTCGGGCCGCGCCTGGACGATGAAAACTTCCCCGGTCTCGCCGTCCTTTGCCCACTCGATGTCCATCGGCACCGGCTTTCCGGCCTTTGCCGAGTAGTGGTCCTCGATCGTGAGCGCGTACCCGGCGAGCGTCAGGACATCGTCGTCGGCGATACAGAACCTCTTCTGGTCGGCCTCCGGGACATCGACTCTCCGGGTGACCTCCTTCGCACCCCCGAGGCCGTAGATCAGTTTCACCCTCTTCCCACCGAGGTTCTTCCTGACGATCGCCCGGTAGCCCTTCCGGAAGGTCGGTTTGAAGACATAGTACTCGTCGGGGTTGACAGCGCCCTGGACGATCATCTCGCCGAGCCCGTAGGACCCGGTGATGAGGACGACATCCCGGAAGCCGGTGTCGGTGTCGAGCGTGAAGATGACCCCGCTTGCGGCGAGATCCGAGCGGACCATCTTCATGACCCCGACCGAGAGGGCGACCTTGAAGTGGTCGAAATGGTTGTCGATCCGGTAGGCGATCGCCCGGTCGGTGAAGAGGGAGGCAAGGCACTTGATATAGGCCTCCCGGAGCGCCTGGTAGCCGCGGACATTCAGGTAGGTCTCCTGCTGGCCCGCAAACGAGGCTGTCGGAAGGTCTTCGGCGGTTGCGGAACTCCGGACTGCGACGTCGGCGTCTGGCCCGTACTCATCGCAGAGCATGTCGTAGGCAGCCTTGATCTCGCCCCAGAGGTCGTCCGGGATCCCGGCCGAAAGAATGAGATCGCGGGCCTGTTTCCCTCGCTTTGCAAGGTCAGCGACGTCGCTCCGGTCAAGCCCTGCAAGGGTTTCCTTCAGGTCGTCGAGGATCCCCGCGGAGTCGAGGACGTGCCAGTAACCCTCTGCGGTCACGGCAAACCCGTCCGGGATCTTCACGCCCTTCGGGGTCAATTCGCTGTACATCTCGCCAAGCGATGCGTTCTTCCCGCCGACCAGGCCGACGTCCTCGTTTCTGATGTCGGCAAACCAGCGGATGTAGGTCGCGTCCTGCTTCATGCTCTCCCACCCCCGGTAGGCGGCGCCGCCGGCACCCGGTAGGTCCCGGCAACGATATTCTGCGGGTTCCCGGCAAAGAAGGCCCGGATGTTCTCGATACTGGTGGCAAGGATCCGCCCGAGCGCTTCACGGGTGTTGAAGGCGTTGTGCGGTGAGAGAATTGCCCGGTCCGATTGCAGGATGGCGAAGCTCTCGAGTGCCTCCTTGAGTTCGGCCGCCGAGGGCGAGCCCGCCCCAGAAAACTCCTCCTCGATCCAGACCCGCTCCCCCTCGAAGGTATCGAGTGCGACCCCCCCGAGGCGGCCTTCGCGGAGAGCGGCCGCGACCGCCCGCGTGTCCACGACTCCGCCCCGGGAGGTGTTGACGAGGAGCGCGGTATCCCTGACCAGCCGCAGCCTATCAGCGTTGATGAGGTGGTGCGTAGCCTTCGTGTAGGGGACGTGCAGGCTGATGACGTCGGCCTCCCGGAGCAGGTCGTCGAGGTCCAGGTAGCGGACACCGTAGTCCTTGGTGAGGGCCGGGTTCGGGTGCAGGTCGTAGGCGACCACGTTCATCCCCGCCGCATGGGCGATCCGGGCGAGGTGCGACCCGATGCGTCCGGTCCCGATCAGGCCGAGGGTCTTTCCGGCGAGGTCCATACCCTGGAGCCCGGTCCGGGAAAAGTCGCCCCGGGCAGTTCGCGCAAACGTCGGCCTGAACTTCCGGGCGAGGGCGAGGATGAGCCCAAACGCGAACTCGGCCACGGTGGTGTCGCCGTAGAGCGGCACGTTGCAGACGGCGATGTTTCTCTCACGGCAGGCGTCTACGTCGATATGGTCAAATCCGGTGGACATGGCGGCGACCACGTTTAGGTTCGGCAGCCGATCAAGGACCTCCCGGGTGACGTGCGACGTGACAAAGACCCCGATACCGTCGGCATCGTGGGCAAGGGATGCGTTCTCGCTCGTGAGCGCATCAGAGTGCAGGTCAACCTCGTAGCCGCTCTCGCCGGCGAAGGTATCCCTGACCACGTCCTGTTCGTGCTCATCGAGGTCGAAGAAGACCAGTTTTATCATAGGACTCTCTCACTCCCGGGATGCCATGTACGAGGCGATATCGACCATCCTTTTTGCGTACGCAAACTCGTTGTCATACCAGACCAGGACCCTGGCCATCCGCCCGCCGACGACGCTCGTGGACCTCCCGTCGACGACCCCGGAGTGCGGGTCGCCGATGATATCGGCCGAGACGAGCGGGTCATCGGTGTACGCGAGGTACCCTTTCATCTTCCCGTCCGCGGCCTGCTTCATCGCGGCGTT is a genomic window of Methanoculleus bourgensis MS2 containing:
- a CDS encoding NAD(P)-dependent oxidoreductase, with amino-acid sequence MIKLVFFDLDEHEQDVVRDTFAGESGYEVDLHSDALTSENASLAHDADGIGVFVTSHVTREVLDRLPNLNVVAAMSTGFDHIDVDACRERNIAVCNVPLYGDTTVAEFAFGLILALARKFRPTFARTARGDFSRTGLQGMDLAGKTLGLIGTGRIGSHLARIAHAAGMNVVAYDLHPNPALTKDYGVRYLDLDDLLREADVISLHVPYTKATHHLINADRLRLVRDTALLVNTSRGGVVDTRAVAAALREGRLGGVALDTFEGERVWIEEEFSGAGSPSAAELKEALESFAILQSDRAILSPHNAFNTREALGRILATSIENIRAFFAGNPQNIVAGTYRVPAAPPTGGGRA
- the glgP gene encoding alpha-glucan family phosphorylase → MAARDPVCGMPVDPATAAYSVEVRGGTYYFSSELCRDTFVEGEKIAYFSMEIGLESEIPTYSGGLGVLAGDVIRSSADLLIPMVAVTLVNRKGYVRQRLTPDGDQIDLPDEWDPGAHMRELSRRVTVRIGDANVAIRAWLSDYWSPVGGLVPVLFLDTDLPENAPGDRGITDHLYGGDQEYRLKQAIVLGIGGARMLAAQGIRVGKYHINESHSSLLTLELLKRPGMDEEKVQTHCIFTTHTPVAVAFETFPRDMVVRLLAGEIPPALLGEYIAKDGLALATLAFRLSRYVNGVTTAHMNFSRRLFPGFHIRAVTNGVHPHTWTSGTFRDLYDRYIAGWAQEPELLVRVDEIPHEDIRHAHQQAKQALVDYVREKNGVALDLRALTIGFARRATAYKRATLIFSDLEKLREAGRRGAIQLVFSGKAHPADAVGKQQIREVHNAMRDLEGEVTAVYLENYTMDLASLMTAGVDVWLNTPLPPYEASGTSGMKAALNGVVNFSVLDGWWIEGWLEGTTGWAIGPGPGAPASEAERRARELQDLYSKLEYLIIPTYYHRRDEWTTIMRSSIAKIAYYFNTHRMMRRYATEAYL
- a CDS encoding PAS domain S-box protein, with the translated sequence MHTMKESPHTKTPAPRDPDETGAIPPAVNESIPYGIWIAGPEGDVLHISDSFLDLIGMTIDECRQPEWLRLLHPEDMGPVLADRARCIASGECWNREFRVLGTDGEYHTIQSRGMPIRNDEGEVLLWAGVNLDGQQKLQPRAPGRERQARRMEALSRISGVIAQGEGNLHEICRQVVAWMPDGFRHPELISARIIIGRAVFITGDDNPRRIVAALPTERGVAGYLEVEYQGSLPQGTRDPFKPQERNFVHTVAVMIGNVIAREETKAALKSLERQHRLLSDQVLESIFLLETVRDSAGEPVDYRCIEINSRAEEEIGYGRDEVIGKMFFEFFPGTSPELRAMLCRVAKTGTPEHGEAHCRKLDGYYEVRAYRPQCNQLALIVNDITIQKKTEEALRESEEKYRMLVETARDGILVHDTRTFLYANPAAAALFGVERPEDLVGMSVIDRVHPDNRDQIRVRMSEVISGEIPPLRETQILRLDGSAVPVESAVSPVTYSGKKMVQITMRDITRRKRYEAALRRNGERFRRIFNQSPIGIEYYNLEGRLIYINRASLAIYGIPSRRDVIGYNLFRDPNTPAWARERFRRGDEMHCTTPVDLDLARRAGTYPTTRSGTIVIDVHASPVHDRKTGVLKGILMQLQDVTDRVRMEDQRQQAFYQIEQNIEQFAILADRIRLPLQVILGTADLIDDDEASAKIREQVERVNSIVRQLDKGWIESREIREFLRRNELV
- the ppsA gene encoding phosphoenolpyruvate synthase; protein product: MKQDATYIRWFADIRNEDVGLVGGKNASLGEMYSELTPKGVKIPDGFAVTAEGYWHVLDSAGILDDLKETLAGLDRSDVADLAKRGKQARDLILSAGIPDDLWGEIKAAYDMLCDEYGPDADVAVRSSATAEDLPTASFAGQQETYLNVRGYQALREAYIKCLASLFTDRAIAYRIDNHFDHFKVALSVGVMKMVRSDLAASGVIFTLDTDTGFRDVVLITGSYGLGEMIVQGAVNPDEYYVFKPTFRKGYRAIVRKNLGGKRVKLIYGLGGAKEVTRRVDVPEADQKRFCIADDDVLTLAGYALTIEDHYSAKAGKPVPMDIEWAKDGETGEVFIVQARPETVQSQKAGDVLETYHLDERGTVLAAGKSIGDAIAVGKARIITDVSRLPEFRPGEVLVSDTTTPDWEPVMKTAAAIVTNRGGRTSHAAIVSRELGIPAVVGTGDATEKVPTGREVTVSCAEGEEGFVYDRALPFHVERIQLSDLRRPKTAVMMNLGNPDAAFGLAMVPNDGIGLARMEFIISSYIKVHPMALVHPERVTDEAVRRSIADLTYGYPNGEEYFIERLAEGAGTIAAAFYPNPVVVRMSDFKTNEYASLLGGTYFEPEEANPMLGFRGASRYYDERYREGFSLECRAMKRVREEMGLVNLIIMIPFCRRVEEAKQVIDELGKNGLRRGENGLSVYQMCEIPNNVVQIDAFSDYFDGFSIGSNDLTQLTLGIDRDSAVVGGAFDERDPGVKRMVAMAIEGCRRNGRHSGLCGEAPSTYPEFADFLVEQGIDSISVEPDAILKITLRVAEVEERLRSAKRVAPVPR
- a CDS encoding plasma-membrane proton-efflux P-type ATPase; translation: MERQAISTDEARGMAVDDLYRALSSQREGLTRSEAEDRIKRFGPNELPEKEESVALKFLRYFWGPIPWMIEAALIISAAIGRWEDFAIIFALLLVNAVVGFWQEYQAGNAIAMLKQRLALEARVLRDGRWQKAAARDLVPGDIVRVRNGDIVPADIKLVEGDFLSADESALTGESMPVEKHASDIAYSGSTIKQGEMTALVVATGEKTFFGRTAQLAGEAMTASHFQKAVVRIGDYLIVLAIALVTIVFVVSLIRHESIPETLQFALVLIVAAIPAALPAVLSITMAVGATALAQREAIVSRLVAIEEMAGVDVLCSDKTGTITENKLTLADVAPFEGFGEDDVLLAALLASREEDQDPIDIAIIESEKAQSLKERLSSYTVTRFKPFDPVVKRTEATVRDSDGREFSVAKGAPQVILALAGGGRDLGEAVDSLSRAFAEKGYRMLGVARSDTPGTWTYAGVLGLHDPPRDDSAATIRTAAEMGLDVKMVTGDHVAIAREVAREVNLKTEIATADAFVDEPDPEAAEIVEKAAGFAEVFPEHKYRIVSLLQSRGHIVGMTGDGVNDAPALKKADVGIAVAGATDAAKSAAAIVLTKPGLSVIIDAIKESRMIFERMSHYVTYRIAETIRVLFFITLSILLFGFFPITALMIVLLALLNDIPIMTIAWDNVLYSRAPERWKMRKILTIATLIGFVGVVSSFTLLAIVEGPLNLSLDVIRSLIFLKLAVAGHLTVFVARTRGPFWSVRPAPALLGAVIVTQTVATLITVYGFIITPIGWPLAIFVWVYALVWALVITDPIKVYAYRLIDRGDIPFVR